From a region of the Globicephala melas chromosome 19, mGloMel1.2, whole genome shotgun sequence genome:
- the NLRP7 gene encoding NACHT, LRR and PYD domains-containing protein 7 isoform X3, whose amino-acid sequence MEKFSIWKNTLWPGDDGGFHNITQRSPKLISYLKPQTSIQSMPLTVVLHGPAGVGKTTVAKQLMLDWTQDDQAETSNSAFYLSCKDLNHKGTCTFAELISANGPDLQDAIPGILTQARKILFVVDGFDELRVPSGALIHDICGDWKKQKPVPVLLGSLLKRKMLPRSTLVITTRPGALRGLRLLVEQPLFIEIEGFLELDRKAYFLKHFEEETQALRAFELMRENAALFHMGSAPAVCWIVCTCLKRQMERGEDPASTCRTTTSLFLRFLCSQFTAARSSCPSDCLQAPLKSVCLLAAEGVWTQTSVFDGEDLRRLGVKESALRPFLDKNILRKSKDCEACYSFIHLSVQQFLAAMFYVLETEKEDVGGHRCHIGDVQKLLSKEGRLKNPSLTQVGYFVFGLSNKERAMELETTFGCLVSMEVKQQLLKCRSMPQGKKPFSTMDAKEVLYCLYESQEEELVEDAVAAVTEISIHLTSTSEMMQSSFCLKHCQNLQKISLQVGKRIFLENDATLKSDAQVERSQHDHHSLHLWADLCSVFSSNKNLNFLDVRESFLSQSSVRILCEQITHVTCHLQKVVIKNVSPADAYRDFCLAFIGKKTLTHLVLEGSVHGDEMLLLLLCEILKHPRCNLQYLKLGSCSDTPQRWADFSSALKINQSLKCLDLTASEFPDEGVKLLCSTLRHPMCFLQKLSLENCHLTEACCEELSSALIVNQRLTHLCLAKNNLGAGGVKILCEGLSYPECQLQTLVLCHCNINRHGCKYISKLLQGDSSLTDLDLGFNPIATGLCFLCEALKKPNCNLKCLGFPVGWCPKPTTSRGLSHPVPYSPDFLRLL is encoded by the exons aTGGAGAAATTTTCTATCTGGAAGAATACACTTTGGCCAGGAGATGATGGTGGTTTCCACAACATTACCCAGAGAAGCCCAAAGTTGATATCATACTTGAAGCCCCAAACGTCCATACAGTCGATGCCACTTACAGTGGTGCTGCATGGTCCTGCCGGTGTCGGGAAAACCACAGTGGCCAAACAGCTGATGCTGGACTGGACACAGGACGACCAGGCGGAGACATCCAATTCCGCCTTCTATCTCAGCTGCAAGGACCTCAACCACAAGGGGACGTGCACTTTTGCAGAGCTGATATCTGCGAACGGGCCGGATTTGCAGGATGCCATTCCAGGGATCCTCACCCAAGCACGGAAAATCCTGTTCGTCGTTGATGGCTTTGATGAGCTGAGAGTCCCCTCGGGGGCGCTCATCCATGACATATGCGGCGACTGGAAGAAGCAGAAGCCAGTGCCCGTCCTCCTGGGGAGTTTGCTGAAGAGAAAGATGTTACCCAGGTCCACTTTAGTGATCACCACTCGACCGGGGGCCCTGAGGGGGCTCCGGCTCTTGGTTGAACAGCCACTCTTCATAGAAATCGAGGGGTTCTTGGAGCTGGACAGGAAGGCgtatttcctgaaacactttGAAGAGGAGACGCAAGCCCTGCGAGCGTTCGAGTTGATGAGGGAGAACGCAGCTCTGTTCCACATGGGCTCAGCGCCTGCCGTGTGCTGGATTGTCTGCACGTGTCTGAAACGGCAGATGGAGAGGGGGGAGGACCCTGCCTCGACCTGCCGGACCACCACGTCCCTGTTCCTGCGTTTTCTCTGCAGCCAGTTCACAGCAGCTCGCAGCAGCTGCCCCAGTGACTGTCTCCAAGCTCCGTTGAAGTCTGTGTGCCTCTTGGCCGCTGAGGGCGTGTGGACACAGACATCTGTGTTTGATGGAGAAGACCTCAGGAGACTTGGGGTGAAGGAGTCTGCCCTCCGTCCTTTCCTGGACAAGAATATTCTCCGGAAGAGCAAAGACTGTGAGGCCTGCTACTCTTTCATCCACCTCAGCGTCCAGCAGTTCCTGGCCGCCATGTTCTATGTCTTGGAGACGGAGAAGGAGGACGTGGGTGGCCACAGGTGCCACATTGGGGATGTGCAGAAGCTGCTGTCCAAGGAAGGAAGACTGAAGAACCCCAGCCTGACCCAGGTGGGCTACTTCGTGTTTGGCCTCTCCAACAAAGAAAGGGCCATGGAGCTGGAGACGACTTTTGGCTGTCTGGTGTCCATGGAGGTCAAGCAGCAGTTACTGAAATGCAGATCAATGCCCCAGGGGAAGAAACCCTTCTCAACCATGGACGCGAAGGAGGTTTTGTATTGTCTTTATGAATCTCAGGAGGAGGAGCTGGTGGAGGATGCAGTGGCCGCCGTCACGGAGATCTCTATCCACTTGACAAGTACATCGGAAATGATGCAGTCTTCTTTCTGCCTTAAACATTGTCAAAACTTGCAGAAAATTTCACTGCAGGTAGGAAAGAGGATATTCCTGGAGAATGATGCCACGTTGAAATCAGATGCTCAGGTTGAGAG GTCACAGCACGACCATCATTCTCTTCACCTCTGGGCAGATCTCTGCTCTGTGTTCAGTTCAAACAAGAACCTGAACTTCCTGGATGTGAGGGAAAGCTTTCTGAGTCAGTCCTCAGTGAGGATTCTTTGTGAGCAGATAACCCATGTCACCTGTCATCTCCAGAAAGTCGT gaTTAAGAACGTCTCCCCTGCCGATGCTTATCGGGACTTCTGTCTGGCTTTCATTGGGAAGAAGACTCTGACACATCTGGTTCTGGAAGGCAGTGTCCACGGTGATGAgatgctgttgctgctgttgtgTGAGATCCTGAAACATCCAAGATGTAACCTGCAGTATCTGAA GTTGGGTTCTTGTTCTGACACCCCTCAGCGGTGGGCTGATTTCTCCTCGGCCCTCAAAATCAACCAGTCCCTGAAATGCCTGGATCTCACAGCCAGTGAGTTTCCGGATGAGGGTGTCAAGTTGCTGTGTTCGACTCTGAGACACCCAATGTGTTTCCTGCAGAAATTGTC GTTGGAAAACTGTCACCTTACAGAAGCCTGTTGCGAGGAGCTGTCTTCTGCTTTGATTGTCAACCAGAGGCTGACCCACCTGTGCTTGGCCAAAAACAACCTTGGTGCTGGCGGGGTGAAAATTCTGTGTGAGGGCTTGAGTTACCCTGAATGTCAACTACAGACCTTGGT GTTGTGTCATTGCAACATAAACAGACATGGCTGCAAATACATCTCAAAGCTTCTCCAAGGAGACTCCAGCCTAACAGACTTGGACCTGGGTTTCAACCCCATAGCCACTGGATTGTGCTTTCTCTGTGAAGCTTTGAAGAAACCAAACTGTAACCTGAAATGTCTAGG
- the NLRP7 gene encoding NACHT, LRR and PYD domains-containing protein 7 isoform X1 has protein sequence MEKFSIWKNTLWPGDDGGFHNITQRSPKLISYLKPQTSIQSMPLTVVLHGPAGVGKTTVAKQLMLDWTQDDQAETSNSAFYLSCKDLNHKGTCTFAELISANGPDLQDAIPGILTQARKILFVVDGFDELRVPSGALIHDICGDWKKQKPVPVLLGSLLKRKMLPRSTLVITTRPGALRGLRLLVEQPLFIEIEGFLELDRKAYFLKHFEEETQALRAFELMRENAALFHMGSAPAVCWIVCTCLKRQMERGEDPASTCRTTTSLFLRFLCSQFTAARSSCPSDCLQAPLKSVCLLAAEGVWTQTSVFDGEDLRRLGVKESALRPFLDKNILRKSKDCEACYSFIHLSVQQFLAAMFYVLETEKEDVGGHRCHIGDVQKLLSKEGRLKNPSLTQVGYFVFGLSNKERAMELETTFGCLVSMEVKQQLLKCRSMPQGKKPFSTMDAKEVLYCLYESQEEELVEDAVAAVTEISIHLTSTSEMMQSSFCLKHCQNLQKISLQVGKRIFLENDATLKSDAQVERSQHDHHSLHLWADLCSVFSSNKNLNFLDVRESFLSQSSVRILCEQITHVTCHLQKVVIKNVSPADAYRDFCLAFIGKKTLTHLVLEGSVHGDEMLLLLLCEILKHPRCNLQYLKLGSCSDTPQRWADFSSALKINQSLKCLDLTASEFPDEGVKLLCSTLRHPMCFLQKLSLENCHLTEACCEELSSALIVNQRLTHLCLAKNNLGAGGVKILCEGLSYPECQLQTLVLCHCNINRHGCKYISKLLQGDSSLTDLDLGFNPIATGLCFLCEALKKPNCNLKCLGNSPRKRRAAGAEGIAQIVPGSCGELGETESSRPGRGTGCAHQLRVEQFIPAVCKDLKIKSS, from the exons aTGGAGAAATTTTCTATCTGGAAGAATACACTTTGGCCAGGAGATGATGGTGGTTTCCACAACATTACCCAGAGAAGCCCAAAGTTGATATCATACTTGAAGCCCCAAACGTCCATACAGTCGATGCCACTTACAGTGGTGCTGCATGGTCCTGCCGGTGTCGGGAAAACCACAGTGGCCAAACAGCTGATGCTGGACTGGACACAGGACGACCAGGCGGAGACATCCAATTCCGCCTTCTATCTCAGCTGCAAGGACCTCAACCACAAGGGGACGTGCACTTTTGCAGAGCTGATATCTGCGAACGGGCCGGATTTGCAGGATGCCATTCCAGGGATCCTCACCCAAGCACGGAAAATCCTGTTCGTCGTTGATGGCTTTGATGAGCTGAGAGTCCCCTCGGGGGCGCTCATCCATGACATATGCGGCGACTGGAAGAAGCAGAAGCCAGTGCCCGTCCTCCTGGGGAGTTTGCTGAAGAGAAAGATGTTACCCAGGTCCACTTTAGTGATCACCACTCGACCGGGGGCCCTGAGGGGGCTCCGGCTCTTGGTTGAACAGCCACTCTTCATAGAAATCGAGGGGTTCTTGGAGCTGGACAGGAAGGCgtatttcctgaaacactttGAAGAGGAGACGCAAGCCCTGCGAGCGTTCGAGTTGATGAGGGAGAACGCAGCTCTGTTCCACATGGGCTCAGCGCCTGCCGTGTGCTGGATTGTCTGCACGTGTCTGAAACGGCAGATGGAGAGGGGGGAGGACCCTGCCTCGACCTGCCGGACCACCACGTCCCTGTTCCTGCGTTTTCTCTGCAGCCAGTTCACAGCAGCTCGCAGCAGCTGCCCCAGTGACTGTCTCCAAGCTCCGTTGAAGTCTGTGTGCCTCTTGGCCGCTGAGGGCGTGTGGACACAGACATCTGTGTTTGATGGAGAAGACCTCAGGAGACTTGGGGTGAAGGAGTCTGCCCTCCGTCCTTTCCTGGACAAGAATATTCTCCGGAAGAGCAAAGACTGTGAGGCCTGCTACTCTTTCATCCACCTCAGCGTCCAGCAGTTCCTGGCCGCCATGTTCTATGTCTTGGAGACGGAGAAGGAGGACGTGGGTGGCCACAGGTGCCACATTGGGGATGTGCAGAAGCTGCTGTCCAAGGAAGGAAGACTGAAGAACCCCAGCCTGACCCAGGTGGGCTACTTCGTGTTTGGCCTCTCCAACAAAGAAAGGGCCATGGAGCTGGAGACGACTTTTGGCTGTCTGGTGTCCATGGAGGTCAAGCAGCAGTTACTGAAATGCAGATCAATGCCCCAGGGGAAGAAACCCTTCTCAACCATGGACGCGAAGGAGGTTTTGTATTGTCTTTATGAATCTCAGGAGGAGGAGCTGGTGGAGGATGCAGTGGCCGCCGTCACGGAGATCTCTATCCACTTGACAAGTACATCGGAAATGATGCAGTCTTCTTTCTGCCTTAAACATTGTCAAAACTTGCAGAAAATTTCACTGCAGGTAGGAAAGAGGATATTCCTGGAGAATGATGCCACGTTGAAATCAGATGCTCAGGTTGAGAG GTCACAGCACGACCATCATTCTCTTCACCTCTGGGCAGATCTCTGCTCTGTGTTCAGTTCAAACAAGAACCTGAACTTCCTGGATGTGAGGGAAAGCTTTCTGAGTCAGTCCTCAGTGAGGATTCTTTGTGAGCAGATAACCCATGTCACCTGTCATCTCCAGAAAGTCGT gaTTAAGAACGTCTCCCCTGCCGATGCTTATCGGGACTTCTGTCTGGCTTTCATTGGGAAGAAGACTCTGACACATCTGGTTCTGGAAGGCAGTGTCCACGGTGATGAgatgctgttgctgctgttgtgTGAGATCCTGAAACATCCAAGATGTAACCTGCAGTATCTGAA GTTGGGTTCTTGTTCTGACACCCCTCAGCGGTGGGCTGATTTCTCCTCGGCCCTCAAAATCAACCAGTCCCTGAAATGCCTGGATCTCACAGCCAGTGAGTTTCCGGATGAGGGTGTCAAGTTGCTGTGTTCGACTCTGAGACACCCAATGTGTTTCCTGCAGAAATTGTC GTTGGAAAACTGTCACCTTACAGAAGCCTGTTGCGAGGAGCTGTCTTCTGCTTTGATTGTCAACCAGAGGCTGACCCACCTGTGCTTGGCCAAAAACAACCTTGGTGCTGGCGGGGTGAAAATTCTGTGTGAGGGCTTGAGTTACCCTGAATGTCAACTACAGACCTTGGT GTTGTGTCATTGCAACATAAACAGACATGGCTGCAAATACATCTCAAAGCTTCTCCAAGGAGACTCCAGCCTAACAGACTTGGACCTGGGTTTCAACCCCATAGCCACTGGATTGTGCTTTCTCTGTGAAGCTTTGAAGAAACCAAACTGTAACCTGAAATGTCTAGG
- the NLRP7 gene encoding NACHT, LRR and PYD domains-containing protein 7 isoform X4, with the protein MEKFSIWKNTLWPGDDGGFHNITQRSPKLISYLKPQTSIQSMPLTVVLHGPAGVGKTTVAKQLMLDWTQDDQAETSNSAFYLSCKDLNHKGTCTFAELISANGPDLQDAIPGILTQARKILFVVDGFDELRVPSGALIHDICGDWKKQKPVPVLLGSLLKRKMLPRSTLVITTRPGALRGLRLLVEQPLFIEIEGFLELDRKAYFLKHFEEETQALRAFELMRENAALFHMGSAPAVCWIVCTCLKRQMERGEDPASTCRTTTSLFLRFLCSQFTAARSSCPSDCLQAPLKSVCLLAAEGVWTQTSVFDGEDLRRLGVKESALRPFLDKNILRKSKDCEACYSFIHLSVQQFLAAMFYVLETEKEDVGGHRCHIGDVQKLLSKEGRLKNPSLTQVGYFVFGLSNKERAMELETTFGCLVSMEVKQQLLKCRSMPQGKKPFSTMDAKEVLYCLYESQEEELVEDAVAAVTEISIHLTSTSEMMQSSFCLKHCQNLQKISLQVGKRIFLENDATLKSDAQVERSQHDHHSLHLWADLCSVFSSNKNLNFLDVRESFLSQSSVRILCEQITHVTCHLQKVVIKNVSPADAYRDFCLAFIGKKTLTHLVLEGSVHGDEMLLLLLCEILKHPRCNLQYLKLGSCSDTPQRWADFSSALKINQSLKCLDLTASEFPDEGVKLLCSTLRHPMCFLQKLSLENCHLTEACCEELSSALIVNQRLTHLCLAKNNLGAGGVKILCEGLSYPECQLQTLVLCHCNINRHGCKYISKLLQGDSSLTDLDLGFNPIATGLCFLCEALKKPNCNLKCLGFPFGWCPKPTTSSHPVPYSPDFLRLL; encoded by the exons aTGGAGAAATTTTCTATCTGGAAGAATACACTTTGGCCAGGAGATGATGGTGGTTTCCACAACATTACCCAGAGAAGCCCAAAGTTGATATCATACTTGAAGCCCCAAACGTCCATACAGTCGATGCCACTTACAGTGGTGCTGCATGGTCCTGCCGGTGTCGGGAAAACCACAGTGGCCAAACAGCTGATGCTGGACTGGACACAGGACGACCAGGCGGAGACATCCAATTCCGCCTTCTATCTCAGCTGCAAGGACCTCAACCACAAGGGGACGTGCACTTTTGCAGAGCTGATATCTGCGAACGGGCCGGATTTGCAGGATGCCATTCCAGGGATCCTCACCCAAGCACGGAAAATCCTGTTCGTCGTTGATGGCTTTGATGAGCTGAGAGTCCCCTCGGGGGCGCTCATCCATGACATATGCGGCGACTGGAAGAAGCAGAAGCCAGTGCCCGTCCTCCTGGGGAGTTTGCTGAAGAGAAAGATGTTACCCAGGTCCACTTTAGTGATCACCACTCGACCGGGGGCCCTGAGGGGGCTCCGGCTCTTGGTTGAACAGCCACTCTTCATAGAAATCGAGGGGTTCTTGGAGCTGGACAGGAAGGCgtatttcctgaaacactttGAAGAGGAGACGCAAGCCCTGCGAGCGTTCGAGTTGATGAGGGAGAACGCAGCTCTGTTCCACATGGGCTCAGCGCCTGCCGTGTGCTGGATTGTCTGCACGTGTCTGAAACGGCAGATGGAGAGGGGGGAGGACCCTGCCTCGACCTGCCGGACCACCACGTCCCTGTTCCTGCGTTTTCTCTGCAGCCAGTTCACAGCAGCTCGCAGCAGCTGCCCCAGTGACTGTCTCCAAGCTCCGTTGAAGTCTGTGTGCCTCTTGGCCGCTGAGGGCGTGTGGACACAGACATCTGTGTTTGATGGAGAAGACCTCAGGAGACTTGGGGTGAAGGAGTCTGCCCTCCGTCCTTTCCTGGACAAGAATATTCTCCGGAAGAGCAAAGACTGTGAGGCCTGCTACTCTTTCATCCACCTCAGCGTCCAGCAGTTCCTGGCCGCCATGTTCTATGTCTTGGAGACGGAGAAGGAGGACGTGGGTGGCCACAGGTGCCACATTGGGGATGTGCAGAAGCTGCTGTCCAAGGAAGGAAGACTGAAGAACCCCAGCCTGACCCAGGTGGGCTACTTCGTGTTTGGCCTCTCCAACAAAGAAAGGGCCATGGAGCTGGAGACGACTTTTGGCTGTCTGGTGTCCATGGAGGTCAAGCAGCAGTTACTGAAATGCAGATCAATGCCCCAGGGGAAGAAACCCTTCTCAACCATGGACGCGAAGGAGGTTTTGTATTGTCTTTATGAATCTCAGGAGGAGGAGCTGGTGGAGGATGCAGTGGCCGCCGTCACGGAGATCTCTATCCACTTGACAAGTACATCGGAAATGATGCAGTCTTCTTTCTGCCTTAAACATTGTCAAAACTTGCAGAAAATTTCACTGCAGGTAGGAAAGAGGATATTCCTGGAGAATGATGCCACGTTGAAATCAGATGCTCAGGTTGAGAG GTCACAGCACGACCATCATTCTCTTCACCTCTGGGCAGATCTCTGCTCTGTGTTCAGTTCAAACAAGAACCTGAACTTCCTGGATGTGAGGGAAAGCTTTCTGAGTCAGTCCTCAGTGAGGATTCTTTGTGAGCAGATAACCCATGTCACCTGTCATCTCCAGAAAGTCGT gaTTAAGAACGTCTCCCCTGCCGATGCTTATCGGGACTTCTGTCTGGCTTTCATTGGGAAGAAGACTCTGACACATCTGGTTCTGGAAGGCAGTGTCCACGGTGATGAgatgctgttgctgctgttgtgTGAGATCCTGAAACATCCAAGATGTAACCTGCAGTATCTGAA GTTGGGTTCTTGTTCTGACACCCCTCAGCGGTGGGCTGATTTCTCCTCGGCCCTCAAAATCAACCAGTCCCTGAAATGCCTGGATCTCACAGCCAGTGAGTTTCCGGATGAGGGTGTCAAGTTGCTGTGTTCGACTCTGAGACACCCAATGTGTTTCCTGCAGAAATTGTC GTTGGAAAACTGTCACCTTACAGAAGCCTGTTGCGAGGAGCTGTCTTCTGCTTTGATTGTCAACCAGAGGCTGACCCACCTGTGCTTGGCCAAAAACAACCTTGGTGCTGGCGGGGTGAAAATTCTGTGTGAGGGCTTGAGTTACCCTGAATGTCAACTACAGACCTTGGT GTTGTGTCATTGCAACATAAACAGACATGGCTGCAAATACATCTCAAAGCTTCTCCAAGGAGACTCCAGCCTAACAGACTTGGACCTGGGTTTCAACCCCATAGCCACTGGATTGTGCTTTCTCTGTGAAGCTTTGAAGAAACCAAACTGTAACCTGAAATGTCTAGG
- the NLRP7 gene encoding NACHT, LRR and PYD domains-containing protein 7 isoform X2 encodes MEKFSIWKNTLWPGDDGGFHNITQRSPKLISYLKPQTSIQSMPLTVVLHGPAGVGKTTVAKQLMLDWTQDDQAETSNSAFYLSCKDLNHKGTCTFAELISANGPDLQDAIPGILTQARKILFVVDGFDELRVPSGALIHDICGDWKKQKPVPVLLGSLLKRKMLPRSTLVITTRPGALRGLRLLVEQPLFIEIEGFLELDRKAYFLKHFEEETQALRAFELMRENAALFHMGSAPAVCWIVCTCLKRQMERGEDPASTCRTTTSLFLRFLCSQFTAARSSCPSDCLQAPLKSVCLLAAEGVWTQTSVFDGEDLRRLGVKESALRPFLDKNILRKSKDCEACYSFIHLSVQQFLAAMFYVLETEKEDVGGHRCHIGDVQKLLSKEGRLKNPSLTQVGYFVFGLSNKERAMELETTFGCLVSMEVKQQLLKCRSMPQGKKPFSTMDAKEVLYCLYESQEEELVEDAVAAVTEISIHLTSTSEMMQSSFCLKHCQNLQKISLQVGKRIFLENDATLKSDAQVERSQHDHHSLHLWADLCSVFSSNKNLNFLDVRESFLSQSSVRILCEQITHVTCHLQKVVIKNVSPADAYRDFCLAFIGKKTLTHLVLEGSVHGDEMLLLLLCEILKHPRCNLQYLKLGSCSDTPQRWADFSSALKINQSLKCLDLTASEFPDEGVKLLCSTLRHPMCFLQKLSLENCHLTEACCEELSSALIVNQRLTHLCLAKNNLGAGGVKILCEGLSYPECQLQTLVLCHCNINRHGCKYISKLLQGDSSLTDLDLGFNPIATGLCFLCEALKKPNCNLKCLGSPTQSGTVYSSSVQRSEDKIILRGKVSGNQT; translated from the exons aTGGAGAAATTTTCTATCTGGAAGAATACACTTTGGCCAGGAGATGATGGTGGTTTCCACAACATTACCCAGAGAAGCCCAAAGTTGATATCATACTTGAAGCCCCAAACGTCCATACAGTCGATGCCACTTACAGTGGTGCTGCATGGTCCTGCCGGTGTCGGGAAAACCACAGTGGCCAAACAGCTGATGCTGGACTGGACACAGGACGACCAGGCGGAGACATCCAATTCCGCCTTCTATCTCAGCTGCAAGGACCTCAACCACAAGGGGACGTGCACTTTTGCAGAGCTGATATCTGCGAACGGGCCGGATTTGCAGGATGCCATTCCAGGGATCCTCACCCAAGCACGGAAAATCCTGTTCGTCGTTGATGGCTTTGATGAGCTGAGAGTCCCCTCGGGGGCGCTCATCCATGACATATGCGGCGACTGGAAGAAGCAGAAGCCAGTGCCCGTCCTCCTGGGGAGTTTGCTGAAGAGAAAGATGTTACCCAGGTCCACTTTAGTGATCACCACTCGACCGGGGGCCCTGAGGGGGCTCCGGCTCTTGGTTGAACAGCCACTCTTCATAGAAATCGAGGGGTTCTTGGAGCTGGACAGGAAGGCgtatttcctgaaacactttGAAGAGGAGACGCAAGCCCTGCGAGCGTTCGAGTTGATGAGGGAGAACGCAGCTCTGTTCCACATGGGCTCAGCGCCTGCCGTGTGCTGGATTGTCTGCACGTGTCTGAAACGGCAGATGGAGAGGGGGGAGGACCCTGCCTCGACCTGCCGGACCACCACGTCCCTGTTCCTGCGTTTTCTCTGCAGCCAGTTCACAGCAGCTCGCAGCAGCTGCCCCAGTGACTGTCTCCAAGCTCCGTTGAAGTCTGTGTGCCTCTTGGCCGCTGAGGGCGTGTGGACACAGACATCTGTGTTTGATGGAGAAGACCTCAGGAGACTTGGGGTGAAGGAGTCTGCCCTCCGTCCTTTCCTGGACAAGAATATTCTCCGGAAGAGCAAAGACTGTGAGGCCTGCTACTCTTTCATCCACCTCAGCGTCCAGCAGTTCCTGGCCGCCATGTTCTATGTCTTGGAGACGGAGAAGGAGGACGTGGGTGGCCACAGGTGCCACATTGGGGATGTGCAGAAGCTGCTGTCCAAGGAAGGAAGACTGAAGAACCCCAGCCTGACCCAGGTGGGCTACTTCGTGTTTGGCCTCTCCAACAAAGAAAGGGCCATGGAGCTGGAGACGACTTTTGGCTGTCTGGTGTCCATGGAGGTCAAGCAGCAGTTACTGAAATGCAGATCAATGCCCCAGGGGAAGAAACCCTTCTCAACCATGGACGCGAAGGAGGTTTTGTATTGTCTTTATGAATCTCAGGAGGAGGAGCTGGTGGAGGATGCAGTGGCCGCCGTCACGGAGATCTCTATCCACTTGACAAGTACATCGGAAATGATGCAGTCTTCTTTCTGCCTTAAACATTGTCAAAACTTGCAGAAAATTTCACTGCAGGTAGGAAAGAGGATATTCCTGGAGAATGATGCCACGTTGAAATCAGATGCTCAGGTTGAGAG GTCACAGCACGACCATCATTCTCTTCACCTCTGGGCAGATCTCTGCTCTGTGTTCAGTTCAAACAAGAACCTGAACTTCCTGGATGTGAGGGAAAGCTTTCTGAGTCAGTCCTCAGTGAGGATTCTTTGTGAGCAGATAACCCATGTCACCTGTCATCTCCAGAAAGTCGT gaTTAAGAACGTCTCCCCTGCCGATGCTTATCGGGACTTCTGTCTGGCTTTCATTGGGAAGAAGACTCTGACACATCTGGTTCTGGAAGGCAGTGTCCACGGTGATGAgatgctgttgctgctgttgtgTGAGATCCTGAAACATCCAAGATGTAACCTGCAGTATCTGAA GTTGGGTTCTTGTTCTGACACCCCTCAGCGGTGGGCTGATTTCTCCTCGGCCCTCAAAATCAACCAGTCCCTGAAATGCCTGGATCTCACAGCCAGTGAGTTTCCGGATGAGGGTGTCAAGTTGCTGTGTTCGACTCTGAGACACCCAATGTGTTTCCTGCAGAAATTGTC GTTGGAAAACTGTCACCTTACAGAAGCCTGTTGCGAGGAGCTGTCTTCTGCTTTGATTGTCAACCAGAGGCTGACCCACCTGTGCTTGGCCAAAAACAACCTTGGTGCTGGCGGGGTGAAAATTCTGTGTGAGGGCTTGAGTTACCCTGAATGTCAACTACAGACCTTGGT GTTGTGTCATTGCAACATAAACAGACATGGCTGCAAATACATCTCAAAGCTTCTCCAAGGAGACTCCAGCCTAACAGACTTGGACCTGGGTTTCAACCCCATAGCCACTGGATTGTGCTTTCTCTGTGAAGCTTTGAAGAAACCAAACTGTAACCTGAAATGTCTAGG